From Cannabis sativa cultivar Pink pepper isolate KNU-18-1 chromosome 8, ASM2916894v1, whole genome shotgun sequence, a single genomic window includes:
- the LOC115701055 gene encoding LOW QUALITY PROTEIN: seed biotin-containing protein SBP65 (The sequence of the model RefSeq protein was modified relative to this genomic sequence to represent the inferred CDS: substituted 1 base at 1 genomic stop codon) encodes MASDQLSRKDNTKDETVIRVEKVRVPKMASHFESLAAEKGKATEDISHDRHHQDDFVSLSDMDKQRHANTVADKEAEAKRRMEKSEPQTVGKFEVEARGKEKGSSDKSSNAGDKNREKSNVMGKEENRGESTDEGNKEQYSFGEISKLRAEAQQKSNDAIRAAEDKYKKALQVAREEIGQKGAQAKDTCLEHAHYLVDRGQAAKETAINKAQQGGAAAKDTIVGAKDYTVQKAAEAKEAAVSTGGKAKDYTLQKAVEAKDVTVDTSKDAAQYAGKTAVSVKDKAAAAGWTAAHYSTEKAVDGTKAAARVVKGAAEYAGHKAAEIAAVPLTAAXDMALSAGETAKGYTARKKEEAQRGLDTKQMSTEGQETFQGEGKKKEDSREYHEIETSDVRKNRESGQDMTKEVGSHGVEELGNERGTKGTSMLGAIGETIVEIAQTTKELVIGEDVSPHQKRDQRSKSS; translated from the exons ATGGCTTCTGATCAACTTAGTCGGAAAGACAACACCAAAGACGAGACAGTTATCCGCGTAGAGAAAGTCAGAGTACCGAAGATGGCTAGCCATTTCGAGAGTTTAGCAGCTGAGAAAGGTAAAGCCACGGAGGATATCAGCCATGATCGTCATCATCAGGATGACTTCGTTTCACTTTCTGATATGGATAAGCAGAGGCATGCAAATACGGTGGCTGACAAAGAGGCCGAAGCTAAGCGGCGTATGGAGAAGTCAGAGCCTCAAACTGTGGGGAAGTTTGAAGTGGAAGctagaggaaaagagaagggtTCTTCGGATAAAAGTTCCAATGCTGGAGATAAGAATCGAGAGAAGAGCAATGTAATGGGGAAAGAAGAGAACAGGGGAGAGAGTACGGATGAGGGTAACAAAGAGCAGTACTCGTTCGGAGAGATTTCAAAGCTTAGAGCAGAAGCTCAGCAAAAATCAAATGACGCAATAAGGGCAGCTGAAGACAAGTACAAAAAGGCTTTACAAGTTGCGAGAGAAGAGATTGGCCAAAAGGGTGCTCAAGCTAAGGACACTTGCCTTGAACATGCACATTACCTTGTGGACAGGGGACAGGCTGCCAAAGAAACTGCCATAAACAAGGCACAGCAAGGCGGTGCTGCAGCCAAAGACACCATCGTTGGAGCTAAGGACTATACCGTACAGAAAGCGGCAGAGGCCAAAGAGGCTGCTGTGTCTACCGGTGGCAAAGCCAAAGATTACACCTTGCAGAAAGCAGTAGAGGCGAAAGATGTTACTGTGGACACTAGTAAGGACGCTGCTCAGTATGCGGGCAAGACAGCAGTTAGCGTGAAGGACAAAGCGGCTGCGGCGGGCTGGACTGCTGCGCATTACTCCACAGAGAAGGCTGTAGATGGTACGAAGGCTGCTGCCAGAGTTGTTAAGGGCGCAGCAGAGTATGCTGGCCATAAGGCTGCGGAGATAGCTGCCGTGCCATTAACTGCTGCTTAAGATATGGCTCTCTCGGCTGGTGAGACTGCTAAGGGTTACACTGCTAGGAAGAAAGAAGAGGCTCAGAGAGGCTTGGATACTAAACAAATGTCTACTGAAGGACAG GAAACGTTTCAGGGTGAAGGCAAGAAGAAAGAGGATTCGAGAGAGTATCATGAAATCGAAACTTCAGACGTGAGAAAGAACAGAGAATCTGGTCAGGACATGACCAAGGAAGTAGGTTCCCATGGAGTTGAAGAACTTGGCAATGAGAGAGGAACAAAGGGAACAAGTATGTTGGGAGCCATTGGTGAAACCATAGTGGAGATTGCACAGACCACTAAGGAGCTCGTCATTGGGGAAGACGTCAGCCCACATCAAAAAAGAGACCAAAGATCCAAGTCTTCATAG
- the LOC115701083 gene encoding signaling peptide TAXIMIN 1, with protein sequence MCSQDGDCRPLGFLLGLPFAFLSLILSIVGIIIWIVGLVLSCICPCCFCVTVIVELALELVKAPIHVMEWFTSQIPC encoded by the exons ATGTGCAGCCAAGACGGTGATTGCAGACCTTTGGGCTTTCTATTGGGTCTTCCCTTTGcttttctctctctcatctTGTCCATCGTCGGAATCATCATCTGGATCGTCGG GTTGGTGTTATCGTGCATATGCCCCTGTTGTTTCTGTGTGACTGTAATAGTGGAGTTGGCCTTGGAGCTTGTGAAGGCCCCAATTCATGTCATGGAGTGGTTCACTTCTCAAATCCCTTGTTAA
- the LOC115701060 gene encoding uncharacterized protein LOC115701060, translating to MHCLKLKTMLLPSLQCSFNTLGPCLTLKTKIKCFSSSSSSLQYTPWSGLQTWRDSPVNEDRSWGPNGPQPQPLPLHSQPSTPDSSCDFHILASSASSLAELGALVLSTSDPLTKSRLSHLAYTRWRHENLPIGVAEPPSRPARPPKPELVSPKEIPAPKNSALPLNAYMLHNLAHVELNAIDLAWDTVVRFSLFSETLEEGFFADFAHVADDESRHFAWCSQRLAELGYKYGDMPAHNLLWRECEKTSDNVAARLAAIPLVQEARGLDAGPRLVQRLVGFGDLRTSNIVAKIADEEVAHVAVGVDWFIDVCLKLGRPPCFTFKDLLKEYNVELKGPFNYSARDIAGIPRDWYDVSSTNKQDENKQLSAVYARLASIISMESQNSSLNTPSPSPE from the exons ATGCACTGCCTCAAACTCAAAACAATGCTTTTGCCATCGCTACAATGCTCTTTCAACACACTTGGACCTTGTTTAACCCTCAAAACAAAAATCAAGTGcttttcttcctcttcttcttcgttGCAGTACACACCGTGGTCTGGTCTCCAAACCTGGAGAGATAGCCCGGTTAATGAAGATCGTAGTTGGGGACCCAATGGCCCCCAACCCCAACCATTGCCTTTACACTCACAGCCCTCCACACCTGATTCTTCCTGCGACTTTCATATACTCGCATCCTCAGCTTCGTCTCTTGCGGAGCTCGGTGCTCTGGTTCTCTCAACCAGTGACCCTCTCACAAAGTCCAGGCTTTCTCATCTCGCTTACACCAGGTGGCGCCATGAGAATCTCCCGATTGGTGTGGCCGAACCGCCGTCTCGGCCGGCTCGACCCCCTAAACCCGAGCTG GTATCTCCAAAGGAAATTCCAGCTCCAAAAAACTCAGCGTTGCCTCTCAATGCTTATATGCTGCATAATCTTGCTCATGTGGAGCTAAATGCAATTGATTTGGCTTGGGATACTGTTGTTCGGTTTTCGCTATTCAGTGAAACACTTGAGGAGGGGTTCTTTGCTGATTTCGCTCATGTTGCTGATGATGAGAGTCGCCATTTTGCTTGGTGTTCACAGAGACTTGCCGAGCTTGGTTACAA ATATGGAGACATGCCTGCTCACAATTTGCTTTGGAGGGAGTGTGAGAAAACATCTGATAATGTTGCTGCACGTTTGGCAGCAATCCCACTAGTACAG GAGGCTAGAGGACTTGATGCTGGGCCTCGACTTGTGCAAAGATTGGTGGGTTTTGGAGACCTTAGAACGTCAAATATTGTCGCAAAAATTGCTGATGAAGAAGTTGCTCATGTAGCTGTTGGAGTGGATTGGTTTATTGATGTCTGTCTGAAATTGGGTCGTCCTCCATGCTTCACTTTTAAAG ACTTGTTAAAAGAATATAATGTGGAGTTAAAAGGGCCGTTCAATTATTCAGCTCGAGATATAGCTGGCATTCCGCGTGATTG GTACGATGTATCTTCTACGAACAAACAAGATGAAAATAAGCAGCTTTCTGCA GTTTATGCGAGGCTTGCTTCAATTATATCCATGGAGAGTCAGAATTCAAGTTTAAATACCCCTTCTCCTTCTCCTGAATGA
- the LOC115701046 gene encoding transcription factor GTE4 isoform X1: MASEPTVEGGDGAREKQRYSAHKVYRRKVFKGKKNTITASVNTNDNDIAKDKADINTTTTTSSTVLAPESGTSTATVDNVIKDNDKNDKSNDGKENKSNNDNESKKDNEGNENNKGNENNKDNECNNNESNKGNECNINESNKGNECNISESNKDTECNNNESNKGNECNINDSNKDNECNINDSNKGNECNINDTNKDNECNNNESNKDTECNNNENSTQPRLQALELEDGNLSQHLLSRLDAVSDDSSSLNRQPVVTDVIPNSRDPPGGNGSVKEGVENRVTVSLASQSKHEAEELRRKLESELETVRNWVKKIEQKQGQIAGRTHLHVSVNERVSNGGSKRSHSEVASVGVTREPIRPLHQLNISVLENSQGFDIVEKEKRTPKANQFYRNSEFLLAKDKIPPAESNKKSKLNGKKQGGDLGNGFGMGTKFFKSCSSLLDKLMKHKHGWVFNDPVDAAGLGLHDYHTIIKQPMDLGTIKTRLNKNWYKSPKEFAEDVRLTFRNAMTYNPPGQDVHIMADQLSKIFEERWMIIESDYNREMRFGFDYSGGLPTPTPRKVPPSLPSPLDMRRILDRSESMTHYGDPRPKPMSVTPTARTPALKKPKAKDPHKRDMTYDEKQKLSTNLQSLPSEKLDAIVQIIKKRNSSLFQDDDEIEVDIDSVDAETLWELDRFVTNYKKSLSKNKRKAELANQARAQTMQNVQVKSQVQIVAEVPKEKKTDENIVSSSPPAQGNNQEDNRSRSSSSSSSSSSGSSSSDSDSESSSASGSDAGSPRT, encoded by the exons ATGGCTTCAGAGCCTACTGTAGAAGGAGGTGATGGAGCTAGAGAGAAGCAGAGGTATTCGGCGCACAAGGTCTACAGAAGGAAAGTATTCAAAGGCAAGAAGAACACTATCACTGCCAGCGTCAACACCAACGACAACGATATCGCTAAGGACAAAGCCGATATCAATACCACAACCACCACCAGTAGCACCGTGTTAGCGCCAGAATCAGGTACTTCCACCGCCACCGTTGACAATGTTATCAAGGATAACGACAAGAACGATAAAAGCAACGATGGGAAGGAGAACAAGAGCAACAATGACAACGAGAGCAAGAAAGACAACGAGGGCAACGAAAACAACAAGGGCAACGAAAACAACAAGGACAACGAGTGCAATAACAACGAGAGTAACAAGGGCAACGAGTGCAATATCAACGAGAGCAACAAGGGCAACGAGTGCAATATCAGCGAGAGCAACAAGGACACCGAGTGCAATAACAACGAGAGCAACAAGGGCAACGAGTGCAATATCAACGACAGCAACAAGGACAACGAGTGCAATATCAACGACAGCAACAAGGGCAACGAGTGCAATATCAACGACACCAACAAGGACAACGAGTGCAATAACAACGAGAGCAACAAGGACACCGAGTGCAATAACAACGAGAATTCAACTCAACCGCGGCTGCAGGCTCTGGAGTTGGAAGATGGGAACTTGTCACAACACCTCCTTTCGAGATTAGATGCTGTCTCTGATGATTCGTCGAGCTTGAACCGACAACCTGTGGTTACAGATGTCATTCCAAACTCTAGGGACCCTCCTGGAGGGAATGGCTCGGTGAAGGAGGGTGTGGAGAACCGGGTTACAGTTAGTTTGGCCTCACAGTCGaaacatgaggcagaggagCTTCGGAGAAAGCTTGAGAGCGAGCTGGAAACAGTAAGGAATTGGGTGAAAAAGATAGAACAGAAGCAAGGGCAGATTGCTGGACGTACTCATTTGCATGTGTCTGTAAATGAACGTGTCAGCAATGGTGGATCAAAACGTTCTCATTCAGAGGTGGCTTCTGTTGGTGTTACGCGAGAGCCTATTCGACCTTTGCACCAGTTGAATATATCAGTATTGGAGAATAGTCAGGGCTTTGATATTGTGGAAAAGGAGAAGAGGACACCCAAGGCGAATCAATTTTATCGCAATTCTGAATTCTTACTAGCAAAGGATAAAATTCCGCCAGCAGAGAGTAATAAGAAGTCAAAATTGAATGGGAAGAAGCAAGGTGGAGATTTGGGAAATGGTTTTGGTATGGGAACTAAGTTTTTCAAGAGCTGTAGCTCTTTGCTTGATAAATTGATGAAGCACAAGCATGGTTGGGTGTTTAATGATCCTGTAGATGCAGCAGGTCTTGGTTTGCACGACTACCATACCATTATCAAGCAACCAATGGACTTGGGTACTATTAAAACGAGGTTGAACAAGAACTGGTACAAGTCACCAAAAGAATTTGCCGAGGATGTGAGACTTACATTTCGAAATGCCATGACCTATAATCCACCAGGCCAGGATGTTCATATCATGGCCGATCAGTTATCAAAGATTTTTGAGGAGAGGTGGATGATAATAGAATCTGATTACAATCGAGAGATGCGGTTTGGGTTTGATTATAGTGGGGGCCTTCCAACACCTACGCCTAGAAAGGTTCCACCTTCATTACCTTCTCCTCTTGATATGAGAAGGATTTTGGATAGGTCAGAATCAATGACACACTACGGTGATCCCAGACCAAAGCCTATGAGTGTTACTCCAACTGCTAGGACACCTGCTTTAAAGAAGCCTAAGGCAAAAGATCCCCATAAAAGGGATATGACCTATGATGAAAAGCAGAAATTAAGCACAAATCTTCAGAGCCTACCTTCAGAAAAGCTAGATGCCATTGTACAGATTATTAAGAAAAGGAATTCATCACTTTTCCAAGATGATGATGAAATTGAAGTTGACATTGATAGCGTTGATGCCGAGACACTATGGGAGCTTGATAGGTTTGTGACCAACTACAAGAAGAGTTTGAGCAAAAATAAGCGGAAAGCTGAGCTTGCCAACCAAGCTAGAGCACAAACTATGCAGAATGTTCAGGTGAAG TCCCAGGTTCAAATTGTGGCAGAGGTGCCCAAAGAAAAGAAGACAG ATGAAAACATTGTTTCCTCTTCGCCACCAGCTCAAGGAAATAATCAGGAGGATAATAGGAGTAGATCAAGTAGTTCTAGCAGCTCTAGCAGTTCTGGATCGTCTTCTAGTG ATTCTGATAGCGAAAGTTCATCTGCATCTGGATCAGATGCAGGGTCACCGAGAACATGA
- the LOC115701046 gene encoding transcription factor GTE4 isoform X2 has product MASEPTVEGGDGAREKQRYSAHKVYRRKVFKGKKNTITASVNTNDNDIAKDKADINTTTTTSSTVLAPESGTSTATVDNVIKDNDKNDKSNDGKENKSNNDNESKKDNEGNENNKGNENNKDNECNNNESNKGNECNINESNKGNECNISESNKDTECNNNESNKGNECNINDSNKDNECNINDSNKGNECNINDTNKDNECNNNESNKDTECNNNENSTQPRLQALELEDGNLSQHLLSRLDAVSDDSSSLNRQPVVTDVIPNSRDPPGGNGSVKEGVENRVTVSLASQSKHEAEELRRKLESELETVRNWVKKIEQKQGQIAGRTHLHVSVNERVSNGGSKRSHSEVASVGVTREPIRPLHQLNISVLENSQGFDIVEKEKRTPKANQFYRNSEFLLAKDKIPPAESNKKSKLNGKKQGGDLGNGFGMGTKFFKSCSSLLDKLMKHKHGWVFNDPVDAAGLGLHDYHTIIKQPMDLGTIKTRLNKNWYKSPKEFAEDVRLTFRNAMTYNPPGQDVHIMADQLSKIFEERWMIIESDYNREMRFGFDYSGGLPTPTPRKVPPSLPSPLDMRRILDRSESMTHYGDPRPKPMSVTPTARTPALKKPKAKDPHKRDMTYDEKQKLSTNLQSLPSEKLDAIVQIIKKRNSSLFQDDDEIEVDIDSVDAETLWELDRFVTNYKKSLSKNKRKAELANQARAQTMQNVQSQVQIVAEVPKEKKTDENIVSSSPPAQGNNQEDNRSRSSSSSSSSSSGSSSSDSDSESSSASGSDAGSPRT; this is encoded by the exons ATGGCTTCAGAGCCTACTGTAGAAGGAGGTGATGGAGCTAGAGAGAAGCAGAGGTATTCGGCGCACAAGGTCTACAGAAGGAAAGTATTCAAAGGCAAGAAGAACACTATCACTGCCAGCGTCAACACCAACGACAACGATATCGCTAAGGACAAAGCCGATATCAATACCACAACCACCACCAGTAGCACCGTGTTAGCGCCAGAATCAGGTACTTCCACCGCCACCGTTGACAATGTTATCAAGGATAACGACAAGAACGATAAAAGCAACGATGGGAAGGAGAACAAGAGCAACAATGACAACGAGAGCAAGAAAGACAACGAGGGCAACGAAAACAACAAGGGCAACGAAAACAACAAGGACAACGAGTGCAATAACAACGAGAGTAACAAGGGCAACGAGTGCAATATCAACGAGAGCAACAAGGGCAACGAGTGCAATATCAGCGAGAGCAACAAGGACACCGAGTGCAATAACAACGAGAGCAACAAGGGCAACGAGTGCAATATCAACGACAGCAACAAGGACAACGAGTGCAATATCAACGACAGCAACAAGGGCAACGAGTGCAATATCAACGACACCAACAAGGACAACGAGTGCAATAACAACGAGAGCAACAAGGACACCGAGTGCAATAACAACGAGAATTCAACTCAACCGCGGCTGCAGGCTCTGGAGTTGGAAGATGGGAACTTGTCACAACACCTCCTTTCGAGATTAGATGCTGTCTCTGATGATTCGTCGAGCTTGAACCGACAACCTGTGGTTACAGATGTCATTCCAAACTCTAGGGACCCTCCTGGAGGGAATGGCTCGGTGAAGGAGGGTGTGGAGAACCGGGTTACAGTTAGTTTGGCCTCACAGTCGaaacatgaggcagaggagCTTCGGAGAAAGCTTGAGAGCGAGCTGGAAACAGTAAGGAATTGGGTGAAAAAGATAGAACAGAAGCAAGGGCAGATTGCTGGACGTACTCATTTGCATGTGTCTGTAAATGAACGTGTCAGCAATGGTGGATCAAAACGTTCTCATTCAGAGGTGGCTTCTGTTGGTGTTACGCGAGAGCCTATTCGACCTTTGCACCAGTTGAATATATCAGTATTGGAGAATAGTCAGGGCTTTGATATTGTGGAAAAGGAGAAGAGGACACCCAAGGCGAATCAATTTTATCGCAATTCTGAATTCTTACTAGCAAAGGATAAAATTCCGCCAGCAGAGAGTAATAAGAAGTCAAAATTGAATGGGAAGAAGCAAGGTGGAGATTTGGGAAATGGTTTTGGTATGGGAACTAAGTTTTTCAAGAGCTGTAGCTCTTTGCTTGATAAATTGATGAAGCACAAGCATGGTTGGGTGTTTAATGATCCTGTAGATGCAGCAGGTCTTGGTTTGCACGACTACCATACCATTATCAAGCAACCAATGGACTTGGGTACTATTAAAACGAGGTTGAACAAGAACTGGTACAAGTCACCAAAAGAATTTGCCGAGGATGTGAGACTTACATTTCGAAATGCCATGACCTATAATCCACCAGGCCAGGATGTTCATATCATGGCCGATCAGTTATCAAAGATTTTTGAGGAGAGGTGGATGATAATAGAATCTGATTACAATCGAGAGATGCGGTTTGGGTTTGATTATAGTGGGGGCCTTCCAACACCTACGCCTAGAAAGGTTCCACCTTCATTACCTTCTCCTCTTGATATGAGAAGGATTTTGGATAGGTCAGAATCAATGACACACTACGGTGATCCCAGACCAAAGCCTATGAGTGTTACTCCAACTGCTAGGACACCTGCTTTAAAGAAGCCTAAGGCAAAAGATCCCCATAAAAGGGATATGACCTATGATGAAAAGCAGAAATTAAGCACAAATCTTCAGAGCCTACCTTCAGAAAAGCTAGATGCCATTGTACAGATTATTAAGAAAAGGAATTCATCACTTTTCCAAGATGATGATGAAATTGAAGTTGACATTGATAGCGTTGATGCCGAGACACTATGGGAGCTTGATAGGTTTGTGACCAACTACAAGAAGAGTTTGAGCAAAAATAAGCGGAAAGCTGAGCTTGCCAACCAAGCTAGAGCACAAACTATGCAGAATGTTCAG TCCCAGGTTCAAATTGTGGCAGAGGTGCCCAAAGAAAAGAAGACAG ATGAAAACATTGTTTCCTCTTCGCCACCAGCTCAAGGAAATAATCAGGAGGATAATAGGAGTAGATCAAGTAGTTCTAGCAGCTCTAGCAGTTCTGGATCGTCTTCTAGTG ATTCTGATAGCGAAAGTTCATCTGCATCTGGATCAGATGCAGGGTCACCGAGAACATGA